A stretch of the Vibrio stylophorae genome encodes the following:
- a CDS encoding TVP38/TMEM64 family protein, whose amino-acid sequence MKFLKLALVAVVIAAAIFAAKQTGMLEIITDIDRLQSWIAGFGVWGYAVFIAAFVFACVFLLPGSAFTIVAGIVFGPVKGGVLALLSATLGAVAAFVVARFLLRGFIMNKFGNNPIFKKIDDGVAQNGTSFLILTRLVPVFPFSLQNYAYGLTSLNIGTYALVSLLTMAPGAFIFAYMAGDIATNGVSAMLLVKFAAAGLVLFGMSLIPKYIAKKKGINMADLSK is encoded by the coding sequence ATGAAATTTCTTAAATTAGCACTTGTTGCAGTGGTCATTGCCGCTGCCATTTTTGCCGCAAAACAAACCGGCATGCTTGAAATCATTACCGACATCGATCGCCTACAAAGCTGGATCGCAGGTTTTGGCGTATGGGGTTACGCGGTGTTTATCGCAGCCTTCGTATTTGCCTGTGTTTTCTTGCTACCTGGCAGCGCCTTTACCATTGTGGCTGGCATCGTCTTTGGCCCAGTGAAAGGTGGTGTGCTTGCGCTGCTCTCTGCAACGCTTGGCGCTGTGGCTGCCTTTGTGGTTGCACGCTTCTTGCTTCGTGGCTTTATCATGAACAAGTTTGGCAACAACCCAATCTTCAAGAAAATTGATGATGGCGTGGCACAAAACGGCACCAGCTTTTTGATCCTGACCCGCTTGGTGCCAGTGTTCCCATTTAGCTTGCAAAACTATGCCTATGGTTTAACGTCACTGAACATCGGCACCTATGCACTGGTATCTCTGCTGACTATGGCGCCTGGCGCATTTATCTTTGCCTACATGGCAGGTGACATTGCGACCAACGGTGTCTCAGCCATGCTACTGGTGAAGTTTGCAGCAGCTGGCCTTGTGCTCTTTGGTATGTCTTTGATTCCAAAATATATTGCCAAGAAAAAAGGCATCAACATGGCCGATCTTTCTAAGTAA
- a CDS encoding (Fe-S)-binding protein gives MSNKVFMPGCSLPSYSPEGVKAIANYLKQVFPDMGAVQKCCGKPTAAIGQTELFKERYGKLQADFDKLEAEEVIVACQSCFGMIKKSGGKQKPLSLWKLLPQIGLPEELRGKAKNSNVVFTIHDSCSTRYEKELQDGIRWILNELGYKTVEPEHTRENTRCCGFGGMVVPANPDVATRVIQRRVDEFETDYVVVYCSACRASMMGVGTKSWHILDLMFGPVVMEGDDAPVNVLANPMKAWLNRYKSKAALIKCMNI, from the coding sequence ATGAGTAACAAAGTATTTATGCCAGGATGCAGCCTGCCATCCTATTCGCCTGAAGGTGTGAAAGCGATTGCCAACTACCTGAAGCAAGTCTTCCCTGATATGGGTGCAGTGCAAAAATGTTGTGGTAAGCCAACGGCTGCCATTGGTCAAACTGAACTGTTTAAAGAGCGCTACGGCAAGCTGCAAGCTGACTTTGACAAGCTTGAAGCGGAAGAAGTGATCGTCGCCTGTCAAAGCTGCTTTGGCATGATCAAAAAATCAGGCGGCAAGCAAAAGCCACTGTCTCTTTGGAAGCTATTGCCACAAATCGGCCTACCTGAAGAGCTACGCGGTAAAGCGAAAAACAGCAATGTTGTCTTCACCATTCATGACTCTTGCTCAACCCGTTATGAAAAAGAGCTGCAAGATGGCATTCGCTGGATCCTCAATGAACTCGGTTACAAAACCGTTGAGCCTGAGCACACCCGTGAAAACACGCGATGCTGCGGCTTCGGTGGCATGGTCGTGCCTGCCAACCCAGATGTTGCCACCCGCGTCATTCAGCGCCGTGTCGATGAATTTGAAACCGACTATGTGGTGGTTTACTGCTCGGCATGTCGCGCCTCAATGATGGGTGTGGGCACCAAGTCTTGGCACATTCTGGATCTGATGTTTGGCCCTGTGGTGATGGAAGGTGATGACGCGCCAGTCAATGTCCTTGCGAATCCAATGAAAGCTTGGCTCAACCGCTATAAATCCAAAGCGGCTTTGATTAAGTGCATGAACATCTAA
- a CDS encoding ABC transporter permease, whose translation MLRALYLSLIAICILPILPGLLGVLVSAFGYIPPIGLNQWSWAGFAAVLQWQGVGYSIALTVFTTLASSYLACLICFAILQAAWLRPIWRKMELMLSPLLALPHVAFAIGFAFLFAPTGMVARAFEPLGLSGSELHDAALLVKDPYGLGLVMMLALKEVPFLLLMSMPILQQMKVQQIEKSCQSLGYSRAQTWLKCIFPQWLVKLRFAMLAIIAYSLSVVDVALIIGPTNPPTFAVLVWQWFNDPDLALLPRAAAGALMLFLLACLLIALVQGIEWLITKRCTQWQFSGRSGMHLQGNKWALLLVCITTAMIPLMLLWSFAQRWRFPDLLPSRFSLRFWQYEWDSIAATIENSLSIALVSATIALVFAIVAHEYRLRARWQLPAYVIALPMLIPQLSMMFGIQVMTLHLSSNAYFFWVCWSHLFFAFPLVYLSLDGPWRSFDSRLTQVALSLGKSPLQTWLKVKLPILLPALLFAWAIGISVSLAQYLPTLMLGAGRISTLTTEAVALSSGFDRRITAIYGLWQALLPLLFFFFVLGLSRLQIQCRKLSLKGFVSHESLSQKPRYP comes from the coding sequence ATGCTGCGTGCGCTTTATCTCTCGCTCATCGCGATCTGTATTTTACCCATCCTGCCAGGCTTGCTTGGCGTGTTGGTGTCAGCTTTTGGCTATATTCCGCCCATTGGTCTCAATCAGTGGTCATGGGCAGGCTTTGCAGCGGTATTGCAATGGCAGGGCGTGGGTTACTCCATCGCGCTCACCGTATTCACCACGCTGGCAAGTAGCTACCTTGCTTGTTTGATCTGCTTTGCGATTTTACAAGCGGCGTGGCTGCGCCCCATTTGGCGCAAAATGGAGCTGATGCTCTCACCGCTCCTTGCCCTACCACATGTGGCTTTTGCCATTGGCTTTGCCTTTTTGTTTGCGCCCACAGGCATGGTGGCGCGCGCTTTTGAACCCCTTGGGCTCAGTGGTAGCGAGCTGCATGATGCTGCGCTTTTGGTCAAAGATCCCTATGGCCTAGGGCTTGTTATGATGCTTGCGCTTAAAGAGGTGCCTTTTTTACTACTGATGAGTATGCCAATTTTGCAGCAGATGAAGGTGCAGCAGATTGAAAAATCCTGCCAATCCTTGGGTTATAGCCGCGCACAAACTTGGCTCAAGTGTATTTTCCCGCAGTGGCTGGTCAAACTACGCTTTGCGATGCTAGCAATCATCGCCTATAGCCTTTCCGTGGTCGATGTTGCCTTGATTATTGGCCCCACCAATCCACCCACCTTTGCCGTGTTGGTGTGGCAGTGGTTTAACGACCCTGATTTAGCCCTATTACCACGCGCCGCTGCAGGTGCTCTAATGCTATTTTTACTGGCCTGCCTACTGATTGCACTGGTGCAAGGCATTGAATGGCTGATCACCAAACGCTGCACACAATGGCAATTTTCTGGCCGCTCAGGTATGCATCTTCAAGGCAATAAATGGGCGCTGTTATTGGTCTGTATCACCACTGCGATGATCCCCTTAATGCTGCTATGGAGCTTCGCCCAGCGCTGGCGTTTCCCCGATTTGCTGCCTAGTCGCTTTAGCCTTCGATTTTGGCAATATGAGTGGGATAGCATTGCCGCAACCATCGAAAATAGCTTAAGCATTGCACTGGTGAGCGCTACGATTGCGCTTGTCTTTGCCATTGTTGCCCATGAATATCGTTTGCGTGCACGCTGGCAATTACCTGCCTATGTGATTGCACTCCCGATGCTTATTCCCCAGCTTTCGATGATGTTTGGCATTCAAGTGATGACCTTGCATTTAAGCAGCAACGCCTACTTTTTCTGGGTCTGCTGGTCGCATCTATTTTTTGCCTTTCCACTGGTCTATCTCTCCTTGGATGGCCCATGGCGAAGCTTTGACTCGCGTCTGACCCAAGTGGCACTCAGTCTCGGTAAATCGCCGCTGCAAACTTGGCTAAAAGTGAAGCTACCTATCCTGCTACCTGCCCTTCTTTTTGCTTGGGCCATTGGCATTAGCGTGAGTTTGGCGCAATATCTGCCCACCTTAATGCTCGGGGCGGGACGCATTAGCACCCTAACCACTGAAGCGGTGGCACTTTCCAGCGGATTTGATCGCCGCATTACCGCCATCTACGGGTTATGGCAGGCACTGTTGCCGCTGCTGTTCTTTTTCTTTGTACTGGGTTTAAGTCGCTTACAAATTCAGTGCCGCAAGCTCTCTTTGAAAGGTTTTGTTTCTCATGAGTCTTTGTCTCAAAAACCTCGCTATCCGTAA
- a CDS encoding DUF3389 family protein has product MKLTTDFGDIIVTQDTLVIRQRALSVMMTAHREELQLFANQCVIAAHSGSCRWSVALQDAALLKQIATELSLPIHGEL; this is encoded by the coding sequence ATGAAATTGACGACAGATTTTGGCGATATCATTGTCACTCAAGATACCTTGGTCATTCGCCAGCGTGCGCTATCCGTGATGATGACAGCGCATCGTGAGGAGCTACAGCTGTTTGCCAATCAATGCGTCATTGCCGCGCACAGTGGCAGTTGTCGCTGGTCAGTGGCATTGCAAGATGCAGCGCTGCTCAAGCAGATAGCCACTGAGCTTTCACTGCCGATTCACGGTGAGTTGTGA
- a CDS encoding hotdog fold thioesterase — translation MWKKPVNLDVINGFCQNTLVSHLQIEFTAIGENSLTATMPVAPITHQPLGILHGGASVVLAETIGSVAANMAVADPFYCVGLDINANHVRAKRDGVVTGIATPVHLGATTQVWQIEIVDEQQHTICVSRLTMAVLKHKRAKDKRPL, via the coding sequence ATTTGGAAAAAACCGGTCAATCTGGATGTGATCAATGGATTTTGCCAAAACACCTTGGTGTCTCATTTGCAAATTGAGTTTACCGCGATTGGTGAGAACAGCTTAACCGCAACCATGCCTGTGGCACCGATCACCCATCAACCGCTGGGTATTTTACATGGCGGCGCCTCGGTGGTTCTGGCGGAGACCATTGGTTCTGTTGCCGCCAATATGGCTGTGGCTGATCCCTTTTATTGCGTGGGTTTGGATATAAATGCCAACCACGTACGCGCCAAACGTGATGGCGTAGTGACTGGCATCGCGACGCCAGTGCATTTGGGGGCAACGACCCAAGTGTGGCAAATTGAGATTGTGGATGAGCAGCAACATACCATTTGTGTCAGCCGCTTAACCATGGCGGTGTTAAAGCACAAGCGCGCAAAGGACAAACGTCCGTTATGA
- a CDS encoding ATP-binding cassette domain-containing protein, with the protein MSLCLKNLAIRKNSGETLFSAFDLTVENGEIVTLMGPSGCGKSTLLDLIAGHLSNEFEYSGEVLLNGASLCALPPHQRQVGILFQDDHLFPHLNVWQNLAFALPNQVKGSERKTQAMAVLDKLGLSQLATAYPEQLSGGQRARISLTRMLLAQPKVALLDEPYSKLDKDLRIQFRNWVIEQLKQAHIPALLVTHDESDIPEGSRCINWPWDAQHA; encoded by the coding sequence ATGAGTCTTTGTCTCAAAAACCTCGCTATCCGTAAAAACAGCGGAGAAACCCTCTTTTCAGCCTTTGATTTAACGGTTGAAAATGGTGAGATTGTTACCCTGATGGGCCCCAGTGGCTGTGGTAAATCAACCCTGCTTGATTTAATTGCAGGCCATCTTTCCAATGAATTTGAATATTCAGGAGAAGTACTGCTCAATGGCGCATCGCTGTGCGCCCTGCCGCCGCATCAGCGCCAAGTGGGCATCCTATTTCAAGATGATCACCTCTTTCCGCATCTCAATGTTTGGCAAAACCTTGCCTTTGCACTGCCCAATCAAGTCAAAGGCAGTGAGCGAAAAACGCAAGCCATGGCAGTACTGGATAAATTGGGCCTCAGCCAGTTAGCCACTGCTTACCCTGAGCAACTTTCAGGTGGCCAGCGCGCACGTATTAGCCTAACCCGAATGCTACTGGCGCAGCCCAAAGTCGCCCTACTTGATGAACCCTACAGTAAGTTAGATAAGGATTTGCGCATTCAATTTCGCAATTGGGTGATCGAACAGCTCAAGCAAGCGCATATTCCGGCGCTACTGGTGACCCATGATGAGTCAGATATTCCTGAGGGAAGCCGCTGTATCAACTGGCCATGGGATGCGCAGCATGCTTGA
- a CDS encoding AAA family ATPase produces the protein MPMTLISDDLAREKLAQRIASLTHHLCHGVYERDSLISQCLLATLAGESVFILGPPGIAKSMIAKRIIEAFSDCAYFEYLMTRFSTPEEVFGPLSIQALKDEGRYVRLVDGYLPTADVAFLDEIWKAGPAILNTLLTVINERTFKNGQMHCPVPLKALITASNELPDPESGLDALYDRMLVRLYADPIQEKHNFRALVTEKPKPHPIPQSMKIHSDEFALWQQSIDYVDLSDAIFEHIYQIKLRIEAQCHKDQDETLYVSDRRWKKAIRLLKASALFNGRITVNEIDLILLRHCLWYSPTSRTTVHQILHDYITEHAFEQHLVADALAQNHQEHVQLLAEVQQALALNASAENKLHRQGYRLPIEKAKRFSFQRSNEMVKAILLSSSQGALQWFYLKADELASKLKSGGGEIYGYCGDDPTLVPVRVGVNEQSQFVIKDATNREVPATLAGAMPISMQTQTQWQQNMAKSLARIEQVSQSQQHARQHFYRMSQHSFVAPEPIAAIDESLDLAHQQIEQALQTLTMQQQSLNELLAHLV, from the coding sequence ATGCCGATGACCTTAATTTCAGATGATTTAGCGCGAGAAAAGCTTGCCCAGCGCATTGCTTCTTTAACTCATCATCTTTGCCATGGCGTTTATGAACGCGATTCCCTGATTAGCCAATGCCTATTGGCCACCTTAGCTGGCGAAAGTGTCTTTATTCTCGGGCCTCCGGGGATCGCCAAAAGTATGATTGCCAAACGCATTATTGAAGCCTTTAGCGATTGTGCTTATTTCGAATACTTGATGACGCGTTTTTCCACCCCAGAAGAGGTGTTTGGTCCGCTATCGATTCAAGCACTGAAAGATGAAGGTCGCTACGTGCGATTGGTGGATGGCTATTTGCCCACTGCAGATGTCGCCTTTCTTGATGAAATTTGGAAAGCAGGCCCTGCGATCCTCAACACCTTGCTGACTGTGATCAATGAGCGCACCTTTAAAAATGGTCAGATGCACTGTCCTGTGCCGCTAAAAGCGTTGATTACTGCTTCAAACGAATTGCCCGATCCAGAAAGTGGGCTCGATGCCCTGTATGACCGCATGTTAGTGCGCTTGTATGCTGATCCGATTCAGGAAAAGCATAATTTTCGCGCGCTGGTGACGGAAAAACCAAAGCCACATCCGATTCCACAATCGATGAAAATTCATTCTGATGAATTTGCGCTGTGGCAACAGAGCATCGATTATGTGGATCTCTCTGATGCGATTTTTGAGCATATCTATCAAATCAAATTGCGCATTGAAGCCCAGTGCCACAAAGATCAAGATGAAACCCTTTATGTGTCGGATCGCCGCTGGAAAAAGGCGATTCGATTGCTCAAGGCCAGCGCGCTATTTAATGGCCGAATCACAGTCAATGAAATCGATTTGATTTTGTTACGCCACTGCCTCTGGTATAGCCCGACCTCACGCACCACAGTGCATCAAATTTTGCATGACTACATTACAGAGCATGCTTTTGAGCAGCATCTGGTGGCTGATGCTTTGGCGCAAAATCACCAAGAGCATGTGCAGCTTCTCGCTGAAGTGCAGCAAGCGCTTGCACTCAATGCCAGCGCAGAAAATAAATTGCATCGTCAGGGCTATCGCTTACCCATTGAAAAGGCTAAACGCTTTAGTTTTCAGCGCAGCAATGAGATGGTCAAAGCGATTTTGCTATCGAGTAGCCAAGGCGCTTTGCAGTGGTTTTATCTCAAGGCTGATGAGCTTGCGAGCAAATTGAAATCGGGTGGCGGCGAGATTTATGGCTATTGCGGCGACGATCCAACCTTGGTGCCAGTGCGTGTGGGGGTCAACGAACAATCACAATTTGTGATTAAAGATGCCACCAATCGCGAAGTGCCTGCAACCCTTGCTGGTGCAATGCCTATCTCGATGCAAACGCAAACACAGTGGCAGCAAAATATGGCCAAATCCTTAGCGCGTATCGAGCAAGTGAGCCAGTCGCAACAGCATGCACGTCAGCATTTTTATCGCATGAGCCAACACTCTTTTGTCGCGCCAGAGCCCATTGCTGCTATTGATGAAAGTTTGGACTTAGCCCATCAGCAAATTGAGCAGGCACTGCAAACCTTAACCATGCAGCAGCAAAGCTTAAATGAGCTCTTGGCACATTTGGTGTAG
- a CDS encoding CDP-alcohol phosphatidyltransferase family protein — protein MLDQMAIQVVRAPLRLSASVINRAGISANQVTVAGFILGALALPALAFEHYLLALLCIALNRICDGLDGALARIQGITDAGGFLDISLDFLFYSLIPFGFVLANPEVNGIAGAFLIFAFVGTGSSFLAFAVMASKQGIENPTYQHKSLYYMSGLTEGSETILCFFACCLWPQHFTTIAYLFGAACWLTTVMRIYWGFQTLRA, from the coding sequence ATGCTTGATCAAATGGCCATTCAAGTGGTGCGTGCGCCGCTTCGTCTCAGTGCATCTGTCATTAACCGCGCAGGGATCAGCGCCAATCAAGTGACCGTGGCGGGATTTATTCTCGGCGCGCTCGCGCTTCCCGCGTTGGCCTTTGAGCATTATCTCTTGGCCCTTTTATGCATTGCGCTTAATCGCATTTGTGATGGATTAGATGGTGCCTTAGCGCGAATTCAAGGGATCACCGATGCCGGTGGATTTCTCGATATCAGCCTCGATTTTCTCTTTTATTCCTTAATTCCATTTGGCTTTGTGCTGGCCAATCCCGAAGTCAATGGCATTGCAGGGGCATTTTTGATCTTCGCTTTTGTGGGCACAGGCAGCAGCTTTTTAGCCTTTGCGGTTATGGCGAGTAAACAAGGCATTGAAAATCCCACCTACCAACACAAGTCGCTCTATTACATGAGTGGTTTAACCGAGGGTAGCGAAACCATACTCTGCTTTTTTGCTTGCTGCTTATGGCCGCAGCACTTTACCACTATCGCTTATCTGTTTGGCGCGGCCTGCTGGCTCACCACCGTGATGCGCATCTATTGGGGATTTCAAACCCTGCGCGCTTAG
- a CDS encoding ABC transporter substrate-binding protein encodes MKTLLRCFAFLSALCTSTVFAEDWQSVLAQADGQTVYFHAWGGSPEINRYFQWTSKELKSRYNITLVHVKVSDITESTTRLLAEKAAGKNSGGSVDMIWINGENFKSMKDNQMLAPAFVDGLPSMQYANTALPIETDFSEPTEGLEAPFGLGQLVFIYDQASLQQPPKSFAEMLNYAKANPNRLTYPRPPEFHGTSFLKALLIELSGNHPDLAKPVQAAQFEQITAPLWQYLDAFHQVAWRGGKQFPAGSAEMLQLLDDEQIDLAVTFNPNAVYAAQMSGNLAESTEVYAFSKGALTNVHFLTIPWNAQASAGAKVAINFLLSPAAQSRKGDTHVWGDPSILMPSVLSGTAASSKPFPAIAEPHPSWQNALEQAWLKRYGS; translated from the coding sequence ATGAAAACTCTACTGCGCTGCTTCGCTTTTCTAAGTGCACTCTGCACCTCCACCGTTTTTGCCGAGGATTGGCAATCCGTGCTGGCACAAGCAGATGGCCAAACGGTCTATTTCCATGCCTGGGGCGGTAGCCCTGAGATTAACCGCTACTTTCAATGGACCAGTAAAGAGCTGAAATCGCGTTACAACATCACCCTTGTGCATGTCAAAGTCAGTGATATCACTGAAAGCACCACACGTCTTTTGGCAGAAAAAGCCGCAGGGAAAAATAGCGGCGGCAGCGTTGATATGATTTGGATTAACGGTGAAAACTTCAAATCCATGAAAGACAATCAAATGCTCGCCCCTGCATTTGTCGATGGGTTACCAAGCATGCAATACGCGAATACCGCCTTACCCATTGAAACTGACTTTTCAGAGCCAACAGAAGGCTTAGAAGCGCCATTTGGCCTCGGTCAATTGGTGTTTATTTACGATCAAGCATCCTTGCAACAACCGCCGAAAAGCTTTGCTGAGATGCTGAACTATGCCAAAGCCAACCCAAATCGTCTCACCTATCCGCGCCCGCCTGAATTTCATGGCACCAGTTTTTTGAAAGCGCTACTGATTGAGCTCAGCGGTAACCACCCAGACTTGGCAAAACCAGTACAAGCGGCGCAATTTGAGCAGATCACAGCCCCCCTTTGGCAATATTTGGATGCCTTTCATCAAGTGGCTTGGCGCGGCGGTAAGCAGTTCCCCGCTGGCAGCGCAGAGATGCTGCAACTACTTGATGATGAGCAAATTGATCTAGCGGTTACCTTTAATCCAAACGCCGTCTATGCCGCGCAAATGAGTGGCAACCTAGCCGAAAGCACCGAGGTTTATGCCTTTTCAAAAGGCGCCCTGACCAATGTGCACTTTTTGACGATTCCATGGAACGCGCAGGCAAGTGCTGGCGCCAAAGTGGCGATCAACTTTTTGCTCAGCCCAGCGGCACAATCGCGCAAAGGCGATACCCATGTGTGGGGCGACCCATCCATTCTGATGCCGAGCGTATTGTCAGGGACAGCCGCCAGCAGTAAGCCTTTTCCAGCCATAGCAGAGCCGCATCCAAGCTGGCAAAACGCGCTTGAACAAGCTTGGCTCAAACGATACGGGAGCTAA
- a CDS encoding VWA domain-containing protein has translation MDIHQLTLRLCQTDVIDNALERIMKLPEIMAFSDKDEGKKAAFEQRLQSWRLDAEATLSRWQLDDRLQQEVALLSELTQSHLDTYSMAYSHAADQLHQLDESENCYEALQLIWLHEKPIHLKRRQIEQRWIADLKTRVTEAQWMQLAPDYQALMQELMQRAENLDTLSDVMPASPQEGQMISPLWDLTRTPLTQQRLDDIKQVVRRLDKQPQLKAMADQLGRMAQQTTETSVVEQSDSEAMMQDQWVKNIPDAMVGLHYYNDIARIVPNELIYLAQPELEVLFYKGIIEQGLLNYQFAGQLEKRKSVTRGLPKRSEMALEKGPFIVCLDASGSMMGAPEKCAKALCFRLMQIALEQGRDCFVLLFSTDVICFELSGDVGLEQALQFLSFTFHGGTDFLPVLEQGMSLMETASYENADMVVISDFITPRQPNLLRERIAAMKERGNRFHSVVLSSHANDDVTRIFDHHWHYQPSRFTR, from the coding sequence TTGGATATTCATCAACTGACGCTGCGGTTGTGCCAAACCGATGTGATTGATAATGCGCTGGAGCGCATTATGAAATTGCCGGAGATCATGGCCTTTAGCGATAAGGATGAGGGCAAAAAAGCAGCCTTTGAGCAGCGTTTGCAAAGCTGGCGATTGGACGCGGAAGCCACGCTCAGTCGTTGGCAGTTGGATGATCGTTTGCAACAAGAAGTGGCGCTACTCAGTGAGCTCACCCAATCTCACCTTGATACCTACAGCATGGCATATAGCCATGCGGCGGATCAGCTACACCAATTGGACGAAAGCGAAAATTGCTATGAAGCGCTGCAACTGATTTGGTTGCATGAAAAGCCCATTCATTTAAAACGTCGGCAAATCGAGCAGCGTTGGATTGCCGATCTCAAAACGCGCGTCACCGAAGCTCAGTGGATGCAATTAGCACCTGATTATCAAGCCTTGATGCAAGAGCTGATGCAGCGCGCTGAGAATCTCGATACGCTCTCTGATGTGATGCCTGCCAGTCCCCAAGAGGGGCAGATGATCTCGCCACTTTGGGATTTAACCCGTACCCCGCTGACGCAGCAGCGTCTTGATGATATTAAGCAGGTGGTGCGTCGTCTCGATAAGCAGCCGCAGCTGAAAGCCATGGCGGATCAGTTAGGTCGTATGGCGCAGCAAACCACTGAAACCTCGGTGGTTGAGCAATCAGACAGCGAAGCCATGATGCAGGATCAATGGGTGAAAAATATCCCTGATGCCATGGTGGGGTTGCACTACTACAACGATATCGCGCGCATTGTGCCCAATGAGCTCATTTATCTTGCGCAGCCTGAACTTGAAGTGCTGTTTTACAAGGGGATTATTGAGCAAGGTTTATTGAACTATCAATTTGCAGGCCAGCTGGAAAAACGAAAATCAGTAACGCGCGGTTTGCCAAAGCGCAGTGAAATGGCGCTTGAGAAAGGCCCTTTTATCGTTTGTCTTGATGCCTCTGGCTCAATGATGGGCGCTCCTGAAAAATGCGCCAAAGCGCTCTGTTTTCGGTTGATGCAAATTGCCCTTGAGCAAGGGCGCGATTGCTTTGTGCTGTTGTTTTCGACCGATGTGATCTGTTTTGAGCTCAGCGGTGATGTGGGTTTAGAGCAAGCCTTGCAGTTTCTCTCCTTTACCTTTCATGGCGGCACCGATTTTTTGCCCGTGCTAGAGCAGGGTATGAGCCTGATGGAAACGGCTAGCTATGAAAATGCGGATATGGTGGTGATTTCTGATTTTATTACGCCGCGCCAACCGAACTTATTGCGCGAGCGTATTGCCGCGATGAAAGAGCGGGGGAACCGCTTTCATTCTGTGGTGCTTTCCAGCCATGCCAATGATGACGTAACGCGAATTTTTGATCATCACTGGCACTATCAGCCGAGCCGATTTACCCGCTAA